The Thermomicrobiales bacterium DNA segment CATGGAGCAGGGGCTCGAGAACGTGGAAGTTTTCGTGTTCAGCACCCGGCTCACACGCATCACGCGGGAGCTGCGCAAGAAGAACGTCGATGACGCCATCGAGCAAGTGGTCAACTCGGTCCACGATTGGTCCGGGGGCACGCGTATCGGTGAGTCGATCAAGACATTCAACTATGAGTGGAGCCGGCGTGTGCTGCGTTCGGGAGCGACCGTCGTGATGATCTCGGATGGATGGGATCGTGGCGATCCGCAGCTCCTTGCGACCGAGATGGCGCGACTGCAGCGTTCGTGTCGGCGCCTGATCTGGCTGAACCCGCTCCTCGGAGCGCCCGGGTATCAGCCGCTCACGCAGGGGATCCGCGCGGCCTTGCCGTTTGTGGATGCCTTTCTGCCAATTCACAATCTCAAGAGCCTGGAAGCGCTGGCCGAGCTTCTCAGTGACGTCGAAGACACGCCGCCGGTGCGCGCAAACCGCAGCATCCAGCCGGCGTCGGCCGATTCGCAAGCACTCAAGCCATTCGTAACTGCCCGGGGCCAATTGGCTGTCAACATCGGGCCGATGATGGATGGCAAACCCTTGTCACAGGGAGGAAGAAAACGTGAAAGAACTGCTGCACGACATTGACCAGTGGCATGCCAACGGCAGCAAGGTGGCAATCGCGACGGTCGTCAAGGTAGAGGGATCCGCGCCTCGGCCCGTTGGGGCGGCCATGGCCGTGTCCAGTGACGGAGATCTGGCCGGATCGGTGAGCGGTGGCTGCGTCGAGACCGCGGTCTTCGACGAGGCGCAAGAGGTCATCAAGTCAGGGCGGCCGAAGTTGGTCCGCTATGGCATTACTGACGAAATGGCGTGGGACGTTGGCCTCGCCTGCGGTGGGACCATCGAGGTCTTTGTCGAGCCGGTCACGATCGAATGAACGACGCAGCCGCGGTCTTTGCCTCGGTCAGAAACGCGATTGCGGGGTCGATTCCGGTCGCCGTGGTGACGGTGGTCAAGGGCGAAGGCGCCGGCCAGAAATTGGCTGTTCTGAAGGATGACGTTATCGGGACCCTGGGGTCATCCTCTCTGGACGAATTCGCGATTCCGGAGGCCCGCCGGTTGCTCGACGACGAGCGCTCGCTCACGCAGACGTTCACGACCGATCGAGGCGAGGTCGACCTCTTTTTCGAATCGTTCCCACCCCCGCCAACGCTTCTGATCTTCGGGGCCGTCCATGTCGCGCAGTCCCTGGCGACCTTCGGCAAGCTGCTTGGTTTCCGGGTAATCGTCACCGACGCGCGCGCCAAGCTGCTCACACCAGAGCGCTTCCCAACAGCCGACGAGCTGATCCAGGGTTGGCCGGAGGATGCGATCGTGCAGACGCCAATCGACCGGAATACCTATGTCGCGATCCTGACCCACGATCCCAAGTTCGACGAGCCCGCGCTCATGGGCACGCTTTCCACGGATGCGCGGTATATCGGCGCTGTCGGCAGCCGAAAGACGAGCGCGGACCGCCGGGTGCGCTTGATAGAGGCGGGAGCCACCGAGGAACAACTCGCTCGGATTCGTGGGCCGATCGGACTCAACATCGGGGCCAGCACACCCGAAGAGATGGCGATTTCCATCCTTGCCGAGATCATCGCGGTGCGGCACGGACGCGACGGCACTCCGCTCACGAGCGCCACGGGCAATATTCGCGCTCGCGTCTAGCAATGCAACACGAGTCCGGGGTTTCCGCCGCAATTCTGGCGGCCGGGTTCTCCCGGCGGCTCGGGCGACCGAAGCAACTGTTGGAACTGCGTGGAAAGCCGCTCGTGCAGTGGGCGATCGACGCCGCGCAAGGGGCGGATGTTTCCGAAGTGCTGGTCATCCTGGGGGAATCGGCGCCGGACATCCTGGAGCGCATCGAGCTCGGAGATGCCCGCGCAGTCATCAATGACCGTGCAGTCGAAGGACAAAGCACGTCGATCGTTGCCGCGATTGCCTCGGCCGATCCGCTCCGCTCCGGGACGCTCCTCATGCTTGGCGATCAACCGGGTGTCACTGCCGAGGATTTGCAGAGAGTGCTTGCCGCATTCGATGACGCCCCTGATTCGATTGCGATGGCTTCGTGGCAAGGCGAGGCGCGCAGTCCGGTCGTTTTCGGGCGGGCATACGACCGCGAGCTCATGCAGCTGACTGGCGACACCGGCGCGCGCCAAGTCGTTCGAGCGCATCGAGACCGGGTGCGGTTTGTCGAGTTCGATCGACCAGTGCCGATCGATATCGACACAGTAGAGGACTATCGACGTCTCCTTTCCGAGAGGCCGTGACTCGCGGATGCGGAATCCGATTGGACACCCATAGACGCCCCACGATCGCTCCGTGCGGACCCGACGTTGAAACACTGGGCCGTACCCCTTGGTGATCGTCCGGACTCCGGATTGATCCTCGGCTCGGAAAGGGATAGGCGGAGCCATCTGGCCCCGCCCATCTGACGCCGGATCGTTTCGCTGGATCTACAGAAGACCGTCCGCCTGGAGTCTCGTGAGCGACTTGTCGAAGGCGTCGATTGTGTGGTCGATATCGCCTTCGGTGTGCGCGATGCTCAGCAAGCCGCCCCCGTTGAAGAGGTCCACTCCCTCGATCGCCATCGCGATCGCCAACGGGGTGTTCAAACCCGCCTTGCCACTCGCCTTGAGCACGTCGGTCGCGATTCCCTCCGGGGCGCGCAGGTCGCCGGCGGTGCGATTCGGCACCTTGTGGCCCAGAATCACGTGCCAGACCGAGGACTCAC contains these protein-coding regions:
- a CDS encoding XdhC family protein codes for the protein MKELLHDIDQWHANGSKVAIATVVKVEGSAPRPVGAAMAVSSDGDLAGSVSGGCVETAVFDEAQEVIKSGRPKLVRYGITDEMAWDVGLACGGTIEVFVEPVTIE
- a CDS encoding XdhC/CoxI family protein, producing MNDAAAVFASVRNAIAGSIPVAVVTVVKGEGAGQKLAVLKDDVIGTLGSSSLDEFAIPEARRLLDDERSLTQTFTTDRGEVDLFFESFPPPPTLLIFGAVHVAQSLATFGKLLGFRVIVTDARAKLLTPERFPTADELIQGWPEDAIVQTPIDRNTYVAILTHDPKFDEPALMGTLSTDARYIGAVGSRKTSADRRVRLIEAGATEEQLARIRGPIGLNIGASTPEEMAISILAEIIAVRHGRDGTPLTSATGNIRARV
- a CDS encoding nucleotidyltransferase family protein, with protein sequence MQHESGVSAAILAAGFSRRLGRPKQLLELRGKPLVQWAIDAAQGADVSEVLVILGESAPDILERIELGDARAVINDRAVEGQSTSIVAAIASADPLRSGTLLMLGDQPGVTAEDLQRVLAAFDDAPDSIAMASWQGEARSPVVFGRAYDRELMQLTGDTGARQVVRAHRDRVRFVEFDRPVPIDIDTVEDYRRLLSERP